The Numida meleagris isolate 19003 breed g44 Domestic line chromosome 17, NumMel1.0, whole genome shotgun sequence genomic interval CAACGAATGGGATCCACCAGGTCCTGAAGATCCAGTTCGGGCTGATCAACTGCGAGAGCCGCTACCTGACGGCGGAGAGCTTCGGCTACAAGGTGAACGCCTCGGCGCCCAGCCTGAAGCGCAAGCAGATATGGACGCTGGAGCAGGACGAGGCCGACAGCTCCGTCGTCTTCCTCAAGAGCCACCTGGGCCGCTATCTGGGGGCCGACAAGGACGGGCAGGTGCGCTGCGAGGCCGAGCAGCCGGGCCGCGATGAACGCTTCAGCATCATCACGCAGTCGGACGGGCGCTGGGCGCTGCAGTCGGCGCCGTACCGGCGTTTCTTCGGCGGCCGCGAGGACCGGCTGTCCTGCTTCGCGCCCAGCGTCACCGAGGGCGAGCTGTGGACCGTGCACCTGGCCATGCACCCGCAGGCCAACCTGCTGAGCGTCAGCCGCCGCCGCTACGCGCACCTGAGCGCCCACGAGGACGAGATCGCCACCGACAGCAACCTGCCCTGGGGGGTGGACGCGCTCATCACGCTCTGCTTCCAGGACAAGAAGTACAGCCTGCGCACCGCCGACGAGCGCTACCTGCGCTGCGATGGGATCCTGGTGCCCGAGCCCGGCGCCCGCACCGGCTACACGCTGGAGTTCAAGGCGGGCAAGCTGGCCTTCAAGGACTGCGACGGGAAGTACCTGGCGCCCACCGGGCCCACCGGCACGCTCAAGTCCGGGCGCAGCTCCAAGCCGGGCAAGGACGAACTCTTCGATCTGGAGGAGAGTCACCCCCAGGTGGTGTTCACGGCGGCCAACGGCAGATTCGTCTCCATCCGGCAGGGTAAGGGCCGAGCGATGGGGCACGGTGTGACCCCGGGGGCGGTCAGCCCAAAGCGTGGGTTCTCCatgagagcagctctgggatCCCTGCCCCAGGAGGAGACCCTACAAAAGCAGCCCCCGTTTtgggggtgggcagcaggggaCCCCGGGGATTGCTCAGCCCAAAGCAGCCCCAGTCCTGGAGGTCTCTGTGAGAGCACTCTGCAGGGAGGAGATCCTACGAAAGCAGCCCCTGATGGGGGGACGGGCCCAGGGGGACCCCAAGGTCACTCAGCCCCAAGTATAGGCTCTCCGTGAGAGCACATCCAGGACCCCCACCCTGGGAAGAGACCCTACAAAAACAGCCCCTACCTGGGGTCAATGCGTGACCGCAGCCccgctgctggctgcagcatggGGTGCTCAGAGGCTGCCCTGGGGGACCGAGGTCACTGGGGCTCATTTGGGActggcagtggggctgtgcagcactcCATGTGCTATGCGTGTAAATGTGCGTGTGCGAGGCTCTGTGCTGTGCGCTGCAGTGCATGCACGTTTCTGTGTGGGTCATGCATGTGCAATGCTGTGAGCACGAGTTCAGGCGCACAGCTCCGTGCAGCCCGTGGGTGTGTGTGCGCATGTGTTTGCAGGcgcacagctctgcagcctgtaCCTGTGTGCAAGCAAGGCTCTTTGCAGCAGTGCGTGCACGTTCACCTGCGCGCTGCTCTGCACGCATGCAAGGCTGAGTTCTGTGCATGAATGGAGTGCAAGGCGGGTGCTGGGAGCGTGCATGTTTGCACGCACGGTGCTCACGGCCAGAGCTGGCACACAGGGACCGGTGGCCGTGCCGTGGCCCCAGCTGCCCCACTGTCCCCGCGGCACTGGGACCGCCTGTGCCAAGCTCCTTAGGGCCGGGTGGGATATAAATAGGGGTCTGTGCACGGCCGCGCTGCCCAGATGGGCGCACCACAATCAGATTAAGGGCCCAATTAGCGCGATTGTTCCCGGAGGGATTTACCCTGGGAGGGGCCGGGGGGGACAATACCACACATCCCGCACGTGGCACCGTCCCCTCCCGCCCGCAGGCGTCAACGTGTCGGCCAACCAGGACGAGGAGCTGAACCACGAGACCTTCCAGCTGCAGATCGACCGCGACACCAAGAAGTGCAGCCTGCACACCAACGCCGGCAGCTACTGGACCCTGGTGGCCCACGGGGGCATCCAGGCCGTGGCCACCGAAGTGTGAGGGGGGGGGGTCTGGGGGGTGCAGGCGGCCCGGTGacgctgctctgctgtcacccAGTGCTGCCAACACCATGTTCGACATCGAGTGGCGCGGGCGGCGCGTGGCCCTGCGCGCCAGCAACGGCCGCTACGTGTGCACCAAGAGGAACGGGCAGCTGGCGGCCGTCAGCGACGCCGTGGGTGAGTGGGGATCTGGTCCTGGAGGTGTGGGGCGATGGGGACGGGAAGgccctcccctcccagccccgctcaGCCCCGTCCCCGCTGCAGGGGAGGACGAGGAGTTCACCCTGAAGCTGATCAACCGGCCCATGCTGGTGCTGCGGGGCGAGCACGGCTTCGTCTGCTACCACCGCGGCTCCAACCTGCTCGACTCCAACCGCTCCGTCTACGACGTCTTCCACGTGGGCTTCAGCGACGGCGCCTACCAGATCCGAGGTGCGTGGCGgtattgggggggggggggacgtgGGGCTGCCCATGGCCTCGCTGACGGCCCCGCGCTCTCTGCAGGTCAGGGGGGGAAGTTCTGGTACGTGGCGAGCAGCGGGGCGGTCTGCAGCGACGGGGATCTCTCCGAGGATTTCTTCTTCGAGTTTCGGGAGCGCGGGCGCGTCGCCATCAAAGGGAAGAACGGGCGGTACCTGCGCGGGGACCCGGCCGGCACCCTGCGGGCCGACAGCGAGTCGGTGCTGCGGGCCACGCTCTGGGAGTACTGAGCCCGGGGACGGGGGGACCCGGTGGCACCGATGGCGGCAGCAGCGTCCCTGACCCTCCCCAACTCATGTCATTAAAGTGCGTCTGGATTGCAGCAGGGCACGGCCTCTTCCTTCGCAGCTGGGGCACGGTGGGTCGGGATCTTGCCTTTATCCCCTCCCTGTGGCCCCATAACCCCGAATGGAGATTGTGGATGCCATGCGGAAGGGCACAGGGACGCAGGCTCGCTGCCagggggtggcagcagggcacgGGGCTGCCACGTGCTGGGGACCGAGCAGCTCTGCGCTCGCTGTGCCACGGGGCCGCGGAGCGCTGCAGTGCCCCTCCGCGTGCACCCAGGGATAGGGGTGCTGCGGGGGCacggggagggggctgcagcccctcagGCAGCGCcgcgtggggctggggagaCGTGGGGTTCTGGCGGTGGGGGTCCTCCGGGAGCTGCCAAggagatgggaaggaaaagagacgCGCACTCGCTGAGCGGCACGATCGTTTTCATGGCAGACGACAGATTTACAGACACCGGAGCAGTGCGGGGAAGGACTGAGCCCCCAAAACACGCTGCACCGCCACAGAGATACGAGATCATTTATAGAAACAACGGGGGAGCGGAACACCCCCTCCCCTGCCCAGCAGAAAACGGGGCTCCCCCGGGCACCCTGGCACAGCACCCTGTTTGTCCTGATCCTGAAAGGCAAGGCGGCACGGGGGCACAGCCCACAGCCGGGACGGAGCTACACTACCACGGCCGCAACGCCCCACGAGACGGCGCAGCCCCGGGCGGCAGCGCAGCGCCGGGCCAGCCCAGGAGCCCCGCTCTGCCGCCGCGCGGCTTTCGGGGCACACGGCCCCTCCGTGCTGCCGACAACACGACCAcgacacacgcacacacacagacCACCGCCTCGGCCGCCGGCCCTCCTGCCGGGCACTCTGCCCCTCCCTGGGACTGTCCCCCGTCCCCCGGGGCGCGCTGGCTGCTCCGCTGCTCACAGCAGGACCAGGCTGGGGTTGCGCAGCTGCTGGTAGATGTGCAGGAGCTTCTCCGTGTCCTCCTCGGCCAGGGGCGGGCGGTCGCGCAGGGACTGCGCCTCTTTCAGCAGCATCTGCGGGAGGAAGGCGGAGGAGGAGGGTGAGGGTCACGTCCACGGGGAGGGGCCCGCAGGGAGGGGTGTGGGGCACGGCGGGCTCACGGCTCACCTCGTGGTTGGTCTGGATCTGGCGCAGGTACTGCATGCGGAGGTCAGGGGGCCCCGAGCCCTGTGCcgcctgctccagcaccagcgCCTGcggggagcagagctctgctggggggggggacTTGGGGAGGGAGCGGGGTCCCGCTCCTCAGCCCTGCGTGGCGCGGGGCCGTGCTGAGTGTGGCTGCCACACGGTGGTGCCTGAGAAACCGTCCTGCAGAGCCCAGCGGGGTTCTGGGGGCAGCCGGGGATGTGCCCCACGGCTCCATACCTGGATGCGGCGGATGACGGCGTGGTGCATCCTGCACATGTGGGCCAGGGACGGGCTCTCCATCAGGATCTCCACCGCCTGGATGGGGCCGGCTGGGCTCAGGTCGTTCATGGCCACCTGGGAGAGCACCAAGGCCCCGCTGCAATCCTCGCAGGGCAGGAGAGGGGCTGCCCCAGGTCCCCTCCCCACAGTAGGCAGTAGGGCTGGGACGGTGATACCGTGCTGGTCCCAAAGGCAGCTGCCATTCCCTCCATCCCTGCTCCATGCACAGCCCCTCACTGCTCTCCAGGCCGGTACAAGTTTGAGGGTGACCCTCTGCCCGCTCCCCGATGGGACACGGGCTGCCAACACGGTGGATTTAATCTGGCAGGCTTAGCCCTAGCAGAATTAACACTGTTGCTAATCACATTGGCAATATTAGTGCTCTCAAGTGTGAACCAACCCGAACCAGGTCACTGCCAGCACGCAGGCGGCTGGGCCCCTCGCCGGAGGGTTAGCCAGCCATGGcgggagagctgtgctgcaatTATTGCTTTTCCTCAGCACTTAGAGGGGGATTTTCACATTAGAAGGGGAAAAGCTGCAGTAGGTCAGATTTACACCCACAATCCAGCCACGTTTTCCCCTCTGCAGGCTCAGCTCGGAGCAGCAGCCCAAAGAAACCCCAAGAAAGTCCCAGCAGGGAAGAAGGGGGCCCTGTGGCACAGTGTGTGGCACCAGGGGGTGACAGCCAGGCCAAGTGTCACCCTGCTCCCCAGGGGCTGGGGGACAGAGCCAGCTCTGTGGGGCAGGACAGGCAGTTCCTCTGCAGGGCTAACCCCTTCCTTGCCTCTCGGACGAGCAGCTGCACCTCTCCTCCATCCGGAGCCGTGCCGCGCACCGAGGCCACCTCCTCACCGCTCAGCGCCGCGGCTGCAGCGttctcagccagcagccagcgCAGCGTGGCACAGCTCAGCGGGACATCTGGGGGCGAGATGAGAGAAAGCGGAGTGCGTTACGCCTCTGCACAGCCTCCAGGGGCAGGCGGAACGGTGCACGCCTGGCGTGGCCCATGTGCATGCAGATGCTGCGATGTCAGGGTGACCCTGGGCTTGGGGACATCACCCTCCGGGCTGTCACAGTGCCGGAGTGGCAAGCTGGGGGCCCACAGCCCTCCTCCCTCACCCAGGGAAGGGGACCGTGACCCAGGACAGCTCTCCTAGGTCAGCCTCAAGGACCTTCTTGGCAGCACCCACCTGAGTCGGAGGTTTTCAGCGCATTCTTCAGCAGCTCCGAGGACACCCTGATGGACGCTGCCGAGGGCGGCATGCTGCCCTCTCCTGTGGCACACGGCTGCTCGCCGGCTGTCCCCGCCTCAGGCTCCACCTGCTCCCTGGATGCCTTCAGGAAGGTCTCCACGGGATCCGGGGGCGCGGGGAGCGTAGCCGCTTCGGGAGAGGCATCCGGCCTGGGGGGGCTGCTCTCGAAACGCAGGCACTGCAGCATGTCAATGGTGCATTCGCTGAGGGGCAGGCAGATGCCCTCTCTGTCCGGGGACAGGATGGGCGAATTGTCCGGGAGGAGGTCGTCCAGGGCCTCGGGTGAGTCGGAGCCACTGCCCAGGATATCGCGTAAACTGTAGTAGAGGGCACAGGAGATGGTCAGAGGCAGGTCCAGCTTGGTGTCCGCGGCCGAGCCGAGGGGCAGCGTCAGCTCCCGCTTGTTCCCAGGGAGGAGCTGGTCGATGGGGAAGGTGAAGGTGGTGGCTGAATCCACGGACTCCTCCTCTAAGGCACAGGGGCTGGCCAGGAGCTGAACGCACAGGgtccagccctgctccaggctgTACTCGCTGCAGTTCTCCAGCAGGCAGGAGATGGTGACGGCATCGcggagcaggaggcagctccaGTTGGCAGTGACGGTGCAAGCAATGGGCTTCTGGCCCTCTTGGCTGGACAGCAGAGCCGCGCTCACGTTCATCACCTGGTTGAGGCTGGCCAGGGCACGGTTCTTCTGATCCACCGCCTTCTTCAGGAAGGAAACTCTGCGAGGACAAAGCGCAGTGCTCAAACAGCAGGAGGGCCAGCAGCGGGGACAGCGGGTCGGCAAACGGGGCGAGACAGACAAACCCTGATCAGAAGGGCAGACCCCGAGCGGGAccccccagccagccctgggctgcagctcccagcgATGACAAGCTGCAGATGGGTGGGCTACAAGCCCTGCTCACAGCTTTGGGAATCCCCCTGCGAAGTGGGAGCCTCCTCCCTGTGCACAGATGGCCGCAGAGGGCTGAGCATGCGCTGCCCTGCCCGTGTCAGGCCTGGCAGGTGCTGTGGGGTGTCTGGGCATGCTGGCACTGTGCCTTGCCCTCCTTCTGTTGCcagagctgcaagcagcagtgtgcctgcacagagcagcaggcagggctgccagcgAACTATTTTTACGCTACTGAGGCTGGGGGCTTCCCTTCCACCCGCTCTGGGAAAGGAAATGTCAGAGCTGGTACTGCAAGAGGCTTTATGAGCAATGCCTGGGGCAGGAGCCGGTGCACAAAAGCACCGCTGGGCACCCGTACCCCGTGGCTCACACAGGGCCAGCAGCCCTGCCCGTACCTCTCCGAGGTGTTGCCTATCCCGGACAGCAGTGCCTTAATCCTCCGGCCAGCCTCGGCGGGTGTCAGCTCCACATCAGCATCCTCGGGGCTGCATAAGCCGCAGGTCATGAGGCGGCCTTTGGCAGACAGGGCCAGCAGCTCTGATTCACctgtggggcagagaggggCAAGGCTCAGGGAACAGGGggcaggagaaagcagcagaggttTGCCTGTGGGCTGGGGAGCATAGAGAAGAGGGATGGGGCcttgcccagccccacagcgcccAGGGGGAGAAGTGGGAGCAGCTGTAGATGGCTGGGCATATGATGGGGATGGGTGGGGACCGTGAACACGCAGCTGCCAGGGGAAGGGCTCACTCCCTCCTGCCATCCCGGGCCCAGCAGCCCGCTGCCCAGCCATGCTTCCTGGTGCTGGCCACCccaagcacagctgcaggacGTAGCAGGCACTGCCACgcagctccctgtgcagcaTGTGAGGTCGGGACACTGCTGGCTTGGAGGCTCCTTGCTCCATGCCTGTTCACTGCTTactccctgtgctgccctgtgcagcagggatgctctggGTGAGCATCACGCTTTGCTCTGCATCCAGGCTGTGGCTGGGCACCACGTGCCACTCACTGGCCCCTTCACGCTCCTCTCTGTGCAGGGACCCAAAGGGGACAGCCAGATCCCCACAGAAACCTGCAGCACCAAGCTGCCAGACAAACCATGACcaggcagggaggaggggagctCGGAGCTCAGCCCGTCGGCTTGACAGCGACAACTTACAACAATGAGGGGAGTCAACAAGAACAGATGGAGGACGGAGCCCGATGTGGGCCGTCACGAGGTGTGCGGAGCACACAGCTGGGCACCTATCCTGCCCCGCTCCACCCCAACACCCAGCGCACTCCCCACGGTCGGCAGTACCTTCCGATGCCCGCGAGGACAAGGAGAGAGCCACAACGCTACAGATACTTAAGCTGGCCGGTGACAGGACGGGCGGCAGGACACCGCCACAGCTCTCCGTGTCTTCGGGGTCAGAGGACTCGCCGACCCAGTCCAGGTCGACGGCGGAGATGTCTGAGTGTGTGCTGTAGTACATGCGGCTGCCGCTGCCGCAGGCGGCACAGAGGATGGGCCCACGCAGGTAGTACTCCCTGAGCTCCGGCACCGTCGTCTCGTCCCGCTGGTCTGCCTTGACGGCCACCATCTTGCCGTAGTGCCCCACGGCCACCACGCAGTCACAGCCGGCGTCGCCAAACAGCGGATCGTCCtcggcctcctcctcctcctcctcctccgccgccCGCCGCTCCGTCCGCAGCGCCCCGATGAAGACGATGGGCTCTTCCAGGTGGTGGAGGATCTTCACCGGGGGATCCTGCCCGGAGACGTCGTGGCAGCCGTCAGCGGGCGGCGAGCTGAGAGCCTTCAGCGGCACAGCGCAGAGCTGTCCGTCCGGGAAGCCGCACAGGATCATCGGGGACTCCAGCATGGCGGCGTCGATCCCGAAGAGCAAGCTGAAGAGGGGCTCTTCCAGCACGAAGCCCCCCGAGCACCACGGCCCCTCCCCGCTGCCCGCTGTGCCCGGGGAGGAGGCGCAGCACAGCACGGGCAGGAAGCGTGACGGCGCGCCGTCTCCCTCCTCGGCGGGCGGGGGGCCGGGGCAGAAGCCCACCTCGCTGACCTGCCGGTACGGGGGGCTGTCCTGCTCGGGGCGCGGCAGCTCGTGCAGCTTCATCCACCACTTGCCGTGGGCCTGGGACAGGGTGATGACGAAGTTGTTGAGCAGAGTGAACATGCACAGGCTGGAGTCTGGGAAGATGCAGGCGTCCGAGTCCACGGGGAAGACGCCGGAAGGGCAATTGTTTTCTTGGCCGTCGCCATCCGTCTGCTCCATTAACCTTCAAGCAAACAGGCGAAGGCTCTCAGCCAAGGCTCGGGGTGAAGCCAGCGCTTCTCTTGGCCGCCTCGTCCCCTGGCCCTTGGACCAAGCTCCCCACAGCATAGCAGGAGCAGCGGCCCAGAGAGAACCGAGGGCCAAACCCTGAGCTGTCCATTGCACATGTTCCCCCGTGTGCCATCTCCTCACCTGCTCTGCTGGTCCAGGGACACGCAGTAGATGCCACTGTGGGCGCAGAGGATGTAGAGCTGTCTTGTCAGGGGCAGCAGCTCCACGTGCCACACCTGGTCGGGGCACCTGTACACCGCCTGGGTAGAGAAAGGGAAGGGTCATGGTCCTGCTGAGCCCGCGAGAGGAGCCTGGGAGCCCCAGTGCCCACGCAGCTGGGCAGAGCGGCGCGCTGTTGGGTAAAGAGAGAGCAGCTCGCTGAGCAGTGCTTccccccctgggcagcctcagagAGACTGGGAATGAAAGCAGCGATTTCCTGCAGAGGAACATGGTGAGCACTTCCAGGAATCGGGCTGTCACTGGGCAGCgctgcagctggcactgcaaTGGGGTTCACGAGGCCACGGTGCTGCTCCTGCCCGGGCAGCGGCTGTGCAGGGcgggtgggagggaaggggagggaaatgGCAATCTGAAAGCCCATACATGATCTACTTTCCTGAGAAGGAACGCAGTGTAGGAGGCAAATCCTGATATTACAGTGACGGCTTTCTTAGAAATGATAATaaggacaaattaaaaaaagaagctgtgtaTAACTCAACACGACGACTGCTGTTAGTCACAGCGGAGACAATAGTGAAATCCTTTGTAGATGAGAAACGAAAGGGACGTCGCTttcttcagagaggaaaaaaagtcttcccGGCTCCATTAAGCGTTTGCCTCTCAGGGCCCGGGGGGagctcaggcagcagcaccccGCTGCCCCAAAGCATTGTGCCCCCTCTCACCAACGCAGCCTGGGCTGGAGGAGCCCGGGAAGGTCTCAAGGACCCCCCCATCTCCCGTCCCGGTGGCACAGGGCACTCACCTTCAGCACCTTGCCCTCCTGGTCGTAGATGTAGACGAACTCGCTGCCATTGCAGAGGTAGATCTCGCTCTCGTGGCACAGGACGCGGGGTTTGCCGGCCACCAGGCCCCCCACCGGGCAGCAGAAACCGGCCAGGTAGTCCACCCGGTGCCCCACCTGCGCCATGATGCCTGGGGCGTGGGGATGGTGCTCAGCACGTGGGGATGGGGACCACCCCCAGACCCCCAGCACAGGCACCAACTCGAGGCTCTTCACCTCACCCcgcagccctcccagccccaaaCCCACATACACCAACCCCAGGCCCCGCATCCTCACCCCTAACCCTAAGGCCTNNNNNNNNNNNNNNNNNNNNNNNNNNNNNNNNNNNNNNNNNNNNNNNNNNNNNNNNNNNNNNNNNNNNNNNNNNNNNNNNNNNNNNNNNNNNNNNNNNNNNNNNNNNNNNNNNNNNNNNNNNNNNNNNNNNNNNNNNNNNNNNNNNNNNNNNNNNNNNNNNNNNNNNNNNNNNNNNNNNNNNNNNNNNNNNNNNNNNNNNNNNNNNNNNNNNNNNNNNNNNNNNNNNNNNNNNNNNNNNNNNNNNNNNNNNNNNNNNNNNNNNNNNNNNNNNNNNNNNNNNNNNNNNNNNNNNNNNNNNNNNNNNNNNNNNNNNNNNNNNNNNNNNNNNNNNNNNNNNNNNNNNNNNNNNNNNNNNNNNNNNNNNNNNNNNNNNNNNNNNNNNNNNNNNNNNNNNNNNNNNNNNNNNNNNNNNNNNNNNNNNNGGCCGGGGGGCGCGGGCGGCTCCGCTTTACGGCTGCGCGGCGGCCGCCGCAATGGGGCGGAGATTTTGCGACAGCGGCCGTAAAGCGCCCATGGGCGGACTCCCCATTGCGGGGGGAGTTGGGGGGGGGGCGGGTAGCTCGGTGCGACCGTCCTGGTACCGGATTGGAGAGGGGGGtcagggagcaggcagcagtgctgtgggcgTGCGGCTTTATTATTGATGCAGTGGGGCTCAGGCTGAGCCCTGATGCTACTTCAGGGCGGGTTGGGGCAGCCCCCGGCGGCGTGGGCCGGGCCCGGGGGCAGTGCGGGGCCCGGGGGCAGTGCGGGGCCCGGGGGCAGTGCGGGGCCCGGGGGCAGTGCGGGGCCCGGGGCTGCGGTTGAGTTGGTCCACGAAGGCCTCCACCTCGGCGAAGCGCCCC includes:
- the FSCN2 gene encoding fascin-2 isoform X2, translating into MPTNGIHQVLKIQFGLINCESRYLTAESFGYKVNASAPSLKRKQIWTLEQDEADSSVVFLKSHLGRYLGADKDGQVRCEAEQPGRDERFSIITQSDGRWALQSAPYRRFFGGREDRLSCFAPSVTEGELWTVHLAMHPQANLLSVSRRRYAHLSAHEDEIATDSNLPWGVDALITLCFQDKKYSLRTADERYLRCDGILVPEPGARTGYTLEFKAGKLAFKDCDGKYLAPTGPTGTLKSGRSSKPGKDELFDLEESHPQVVFTAANGRFVSIRQGVNVSANQDEELNHETFQLQIDRDTKKCSLHTNAGSYWTLVAHGGIQAVATEVAANTMFDIEWRGRRVALRASNGRYVCTKRNGQLAAVSDAVGEDEEFTLKLINRPMLVLRGEHGFVCYHRGSNLLDSNRSVYDVFHVGFSDGAYQIRGQGGKFWYVASSGAVCSDGDLSEDFFFEFRERGRVAIKGKNGRYLRGDPAGTLRADSESVLRATLWEY
- the FAAP100 gene encoding Fanconi anemia core complex-associated protein 100 isoform X1; translation: MRGLGLVYVGLGLGGLRGEVKSLELVPVLGVWGWSPSPRAEHHPHAPGIMAQVGHRVDYLAGFCCPVGGLVAGKPRVLCHESEIYLCNGSEFVYIYDQEGKVLKAVYRCPDQVWHVELLPLTRQLYILCAHSGIYCVSLDQQSRLMEQTDGDGQENNCPSGVFPVDSDACIFPDSSLCMFTLLNNFVITLSQAHGKWWMKLHELPRPEQDSPPYRQVSEVGFCPGPPPAEEGDGAPSRFLPVLCCASSPGTAGSGEGPWCSGGFVLEEPLFSLLFGIDAAMLESPMILCGFPDGQLCAVPLKALSSPPADGCHDVSGQDPPVKILHHLEEPIVFIGALRTERRAAEEEEEEEAEDDPLFGDAGCDCVVAVGHYGKMVAVKADQRDETTVPELREYYLRGPILCAACGSGSRMYYSTHSDISAVDLDWVGESSDPEDTESCGGVLPPVLSPASLSICSVVALSLSSRASEGESELLALSAKGRLMTCGLCSPEDADVELTPAEAGRRIKALLSGIGNTSERVSFLKKAVDQKNRALASLNQVMNVSAALLSSQEGQKPIACTVTANWSCLLLRDAVTISCLLENCSEYSLEQGWTLCVQLLASPCALEEESVDSATTFTFPIDQLLPGNKRELTLPLGSAADTKLDLPLTISCALYYSLRDILGSGSDSPEALDDLLPDNSPILSPDREGICLPLSECTIDMLQCLRFESSPPRPDASPEAATLPAPPDPVETFLKASREQVEPEAGTAGEQPCATGEGSMPPSAASIRVSSELLKNALKTSDSDVPLSCATLRWLLAENAAAAALSGEEVASVRGTAPDGGEVQLLVREVAMNDLSPAGPIQAVEILMESPSLAHMCRMHHAVIRRIQALVLEQAAQGSGPPDLRMQYLRQIQTNHEMLLKEAQSLRDRPPLAEEDTEKLLHIYQQLRNPSLVLL
- the FAAP100 gene encoding Fanconi anemia core complex-associated protein 100 isoform X2; protein product: MAQVGHRVDYLAGFCCPVGGLVAGKPRVLCHESEIYLCNGSEFVYIYDQEGKVLKAVYRCPDQVWHVELLPLTRQLYILCAHSGIYCVSLDQQSRLMEQTDGDGQENNCPSGVFPVDSDACIFPDSSLCMFTLLNNFVITLSQAHGKWWMKLHELPRPEQDSPPYRQVSEVGFCPGPPPAEEGDGAPSRFLPVLCCASSPGTAGSGEGPWCSGGFVLEEPLFSLLFGIDAAMLESPMILCGFPDGQLCAVPLKALSSPPADGCHDVSGQDPPVKILHHLEEPIVFIGALRTERRAAEEEEEEEAEDDPLFGDAGCDCVVAVGHYGKMVAVKADQRDETTVPELREYYLRGPILCAACGSGSRMYYSTHSDISAVDLDWVGESSDPEDTESCGGVLPPVLSPASLSICSVVALSLSSRASEGESELLALSAKGRLMTCGLCSPEDADVELTPAEAGRRIKALLSGIGNTSERVSFLKKAVDQKNRALASLNQVMNVSAALLSSQEGQKPIACTVTANWSCLLLRDAVTISCLLENCSEYSLEQGWTLCVQLLASPCALEEESVDSATTFTFPIDQLLPGNKRELTLPLGSAADTKLDLPLTISCALYYSLRDILGSGSDSPEALDDLLPDNSPILSPDREGICLPLSECTIDMLQCLRFESSPPRPDASPEAATLPAPPDPVETFLKASREQVEPEAGTAGEQPCATGEGSMPPSAASIRVSSELLKNALKTSDSDVPLSCATLRWLLAENAAAAALSGEEVASVRGTAPDGGEVQLLVREVAMNDLSPAGPIQAVEILMESPSLAHMCRMHHAVIRRIQALVLEQAAQGSGPPDLRMQYLRQIQTNHEMLLKEAQSLRDRPPLAEEDTEKLLHIYQQLRNPSLVLL
- the FSCN2 gene encoding fascin-2 isoform X1, which encodes MPTNGIHQVLKIQFGLINCESRYLTAESFGYKVNASAPSLKRKQIWTLEQDEADSSVVFLKSHLGRYLGADKDGQVRCEAEQPGRDERFSIITQSDGRWALQSAPYRRFFGGREDRLSCFAPSVTEGELWTVHLAMHPQANLLSVSRRRYAHLSAHEDEIATDSNLPWGVDALITLCFQDKKYSLRTADERYLRCDGILVPEPGARTGYTLEFKAGKLAFKDCDGKYLAPTGPTGTLKSGRSSKPGKDELFDLEESHPQVVFTAANGRFVSIRQGVNVSANQDEELNHETFQLQIDRDTKKCSLHTNAGSYWTLVAHGGIQAVATEVAANTMFDIEWRGRRVALRASNGRYVCTKRNGQLAAVSDAVGEWGSGPGGVGRWGREGPPLPAPLSPVPAAGEDEEFTLKLINRPMLVLRGEHGFVCYHRGSNLLDSNRSVYDVFHVGFSDGAYQIRGQGGKFWYVASSGAVCSDGDLSEDFFFEFRERGRVAIKGKNGRYLRGDPAGTLRADSESVLRATLWEY